One Candidatus Nitronauta litoralis genomic window, ACCGTATCGCGAGCCGTGAATCGGAAATCGAGGTCGGTTCCATCCAGGATGAACTCCAGGGCTTCCCTGGGCGTGTAGGTCCCCTGGACACCCTGCGTCTTCAACCCGGTCGTCATTTTAGCGTCGTATAGAAGTTGGAGGTCCGCGGTTTCGCCGAACCTGGAAAGCGCGGAGGAAAGGTCCTGTGGAAGAATATTGAATGGCAACTTCCTGCTTTCAACGGATGGAACAGTCCCCGTGTTGGAGTCAGCATTATTAGGACCTTCCAGTGCGTAGGCTGTCGTGGTCATGATCAGCCCCAAAAATAAAAACTGAATGAGGCGCACGGATTGTGACCAGATTGGGTTGTGCCCTCCGGACCTGGCATTAAACACAGACTGTTCCTTCATCGTTCTATTTACCCCCGGTAAAAATGAAATTAATTGGGTTACAACAATAGAACGAAAAAAGAACCCTCCCCCCTGACCTAGAGGCAGCATTTTTTTTCTTGAAAGTCTCGATTAATTAATGGATCTCACTAATATAACGATGGGAAAGCCTGGTTCCCTGACTTAAGAAGTGATTATTTCTGGAAACGGATTTTTGATTTGCGCTTTTTCGCTTTTAGAAGCAGAAAAGATTGTGATTGTCCTGTCAGTAGGTGCAGATTTTTCGGGGAGGGAATTAAAGGGCAGGAGCCGGGGAGTCGGTTTGATCTATAAAGACTAAATAACTTGTCACACGATGAACGCGGATTGGCAATGTACTTTGTAATGCCCGTAGGACGGCATCGGGATCGCTGATGTCGAAAATTCCGCTGACCCTTGATGTTCGAAGTTTCTCATCAAGAATGAGGATAACCCCTTTGCGGTAGCGATTAACCTCATTGATTACTTCTCCCAGTTGCTGATTGTCGAACGCTAGTTTTCCACGACGCCAGATGGCGATTTGACCACGATCAACCGATTCAACTTCGGAAAGACCTGTATTGGAACCATAATGAATCTTCTGTCCGGGAACCAGGTTTACCTTCGAAAAATCACGGGTAACCTGCACTTCGCTATCGAGCACCTTCACTATCACTTGATCCAGCTTTTTGCGCACCTCAAATGCTGTACCCAGAGCCCGGACGGTACCCTCCCCGGCAACCACTTCGAATGGCCGTTTCTTGTCCTCTGAAACTACAAACAGGGCACCGCCCCGGTCCAGCACCAGCCGCCTTTGTTGAGGAGAAAAATCAACAGACAGGGCTGAGTCGGCATCCAGATAAACTTTCGAACCATCGGCCAGGTTCAGCGTCTTCAACTCACCGGGATTCGTGTAAAAATCACTGGCGAGATGATCCCAGGCGTCAGACAACCAGAAGCTGCCACCTAAAAAGAGCAACAACATGGCAACCAGGGAGGTTCCCCAACGAGCCATACCACCCTTATGTAATTTGTCCTGTGGAAATACGGGAGGCCGACTTACGGTTTTTTTTCTGGAACGCTTATGACCCGGCCCGGTCTTGATCCCATCAAGATCTTCCCAGACAGCTCGGATTCCCTCGTACTCAAGTGCATGGAGGGGGCTGCTAGAGCGCCAGGCTTCAAATTGACGGCGAGTGTCTTCTGTGGCATCACCGCTATGGAGCCGGGCGAACCACCTGACCGCCTCATCAGAGACCGATTTGGATTCGTCGAGAGGATTGTGTTTCATT contains:
- a CDS encoding FecR family protein, whose amino-acid sequence is MKHNPLDESKSVSDEAVRWFARLHSGDATEDTRRQFEAWRSSSPLHALEYEGIRAVWEDLDGIKTGPGHKRSRKKTVSRPPVFPQDKLHKGGMARWGTSLVAMLLLFLGGSFWLSDAWDHLASDFYTNPGELKTLNLADGSKVYLDADSALSVDFSPQQRRLVLDRGGALFVVSEDKKRPFEVVAGEGTVRALGTAFEVRKKLDQVIVKVLDSEVQVTRDFSKVNLVPGQKIHYGSNTGLSEVESVDRGQIAIWRRGKLAFDNQQLGEVINEVNRYRKGVILILDEKLRTSRVSGIFDISDPDAVLRALQSTLPIRVHRVTSYLVFIDQTDSPAPAL